The [Bacillus] selenitireducens MLS10 genome includes a region encoding these proteins:
- a CDS encoding coiled-coil domain-containing protein: MKRMVAVIAGMILVAGCNQLDQRVEQVKDAVESGEYGDAAYLAGAFLQDEELTEEDLEQFEAAIQAYLGERLSDLHDQYKAEEIDEAEVNERVDPVLSVLDDPGEEAESYASEINVMKEARHHLHKGETLMEKNWLQAALEEFQKIDDKAEDEFAQAQVLYEEIQPNLWDEVKGDVATDVDNGMMQAALRRLDEVSEWFEDHAEWDELHDQIYETEVIKGLSKVEDLLADESYRDALEKLEELSAYGMMENELDEMINETEAVIQAQDEETKARLQSAITEYYDDVTGDTIYVPEGHSTQYVDIVKNQTSFYPRIVESGSIAYFTIVAGFGQDDWVFFDTLIFNADGRRFRWDLPYFDRGSDVGGGVFEWYILSELTVPSIMDDLEVIRSSEEVQVRFQGNGFRDYTLTKEDQQKIEDMLDFYYLNEFEGLSF; encoded by the coding sequence ATGAAGCGAATGGTGGCAGTGATTGCTGGAATGATCCTGGTGGCTGGATGCAATCAGCTTGATCAGCGTGTCGAACAGGTGAAGGATGCGGTTGAATCCGGAGAATATGGGGATGCGGCTTATCTTGCAGGTGCGTTTTTGCAGGATGAGGAACTGACGGAGGAAGATCTTGAGCAATTTGAAGCAGCGATTCAGGCATATTTGGGCGAGAGGCTCAGTGATCTCCACGATCAGTATAAGGCGGAGGAGATTGATGAAGCGGAGGTTAATGAACGTGTGGATCCTGTATTATCGGTACTCGATGATCCGGGAGAGGAGGCGGAATCTTACGCAAGTGAGATCAATGTAATGAAAGAGGCAAGACATCACCTTCACAAGGGTGAAACGTTGATGGAGAAGAACTGGTTGCAGGCTGCTCTGGAAGAGTTTCAGAAAATCGATGACAAGGCAGAAGATGAATTTGCACAGGCACAGGTGCTGTACGAGGAGATTCAACCAAATCTCTGGGATGAGGTCAAGGGAGATGTTGCAACTGATGTGGATAACGGCATGATGCAAGCTGCGCTCCGTAGATTGGATGAAGTGAGTGAATGGTTTGAAGATCATGCGGAATGGGATGAGCTTCATGATCAGATTTATGAGACCGAAGTGATTAAGGGCCTGTCAAAAGTAGAGGATCTGTTGGCTGATGAAAGCTATAGGGACGCTCTCGAAAAACTCGAGGAGCTTTCTGCGTATGGCATGATGGAGAATGAGCTTGATGAAATGATCAATGAGACGGAAGCGGTAATTCAAGCGCAGGACGAAGAAACGAAGGCACGTCTTCAGTCAGCGATTACGGAATATTATGATGACGTGACGGGGGATACGATTTATGTGCCTGAAGGTCATTCGACGCAGTACGTTGATATTGTCAAAAATCAGACGAGCTTCTATCCACGGATCGTTGAATCGGGAAGCATAGCCTATTTCACAATTGTCGCCGGCTTCGGCCAGGATGACTGGGTGTTCTTCGATACGCTGATCTTTAATGCGGACGGCAGGCGTTTCAGGTGGGATCTCCCTTACTTCGATCGTGGTTCAGATGTCGGAGGGGGCGTGTTCGAGTGGTATATTCTGAGTGAGCTGACTGTGCCTTCGATCATGGACGATCTTGAAGTCATCCGTTCAAGTGAAGAAGTGCAGGTCCGCTTTCAGGGCAATGGTTTTCGTGATTATACACTGACAAAAGAGGACCAACAGAAGATCGAGGATATGCTCGACTTTTACTACTTGAATGAATTTGAGGGATTGTCGTTTTGA
- a CDS encoding GTPase: MNHSREIYQEVIRKVEKVISTLESEGTDSEIIEYQNQARNKLSALYQTLVDNLQSLEKNSEWNVFTIAFYGETNAGKSTLIETLRILLKEKTKLQERMTFDKALHDYKQVQFKINDLNTIIKSLENSYENELMIKQDILNGLLLRKTDLESSLEILESRLNELHYDILHKIVFRSFDFIRSMFNKLDEQTEIDNIVLEINDVGEKMKSLEEEIIKRQDDLDETDEKYDSDKKSRMKEAALLQNTIAELEQILTNNSDAKIVGDGRSDFTRNVTEYRFAFNNQTFVISDLPGIEGNEKSVQAEIDGAIEKAHAVFYISGKANPPQKGNDERTGTIAKIKNHLEKHSEVYFIYNKRVNNPRQLSKTLITDSESESLNVVDRVMAETLGKQYNHHLSLSGYPALVSIGNYWGGRLEKSKYKFLDTFDSPKVIMTYSGVKTFSDWMTTNLVENINFKIEKANVNKVSFSLNDTINNLGELSDSFNRLEHKLKSTLKGSSDQLEEVEELFYRNVINSMNGAINKFKQSLRKKMYSDIDQDINNDQFSNRLKQRTEEEVERLIKDFEKRIHKNVEDFEGHMSAVIEKNQQYVEELLESYSNSVEFTFEFDPEIKMKKSVNPAEVAASAGGLIYGVIFNVMNLTNPFGWALLAISVITLIVFASKTIYKVLNSDYRKSQQKKSTDENIQEIANKLRASLEEEVDKTVTPVNNAVNRIVKDIETSVSQVEVMRQVFEDVESELRVMARDIEYREELINGNN, encoded by the coding sequence ATGAATCATTCAAGAGAGATTTACCAAGAAGTGATTCGGAAAGTCGAAAAAGTGATTTCAACTCTGGAAAGCGAAGGTACTGATTCCGAGATAATAGAATATCAAAATCAGGCTAGAAATAAGTTATCTGCACTGTATCAAACACTCGTGGATAATCTCCAGTCCTTGGAAAAGAATTCGGAGTGGAATGTGTTTACCATTGCCTTTTATGGAGAAACGAATGCAGGGAAATCAACGTTAATTGAGACTCTTCGTATTCTCCTAAAAGAGAAAACAAAATTGCAAGAGCGAATGACATTCGACAAGGCATTGCATGATTATAAACAAGTGCAATTTAAAATAAATGACCTAAACACTATAATCAAATCATTAGAAAACTCTTATGAAAATGAATTGATGATTAAGCAAGATATCCTGAATGGTTTACTATTAAGAAAAACGGATTTGGAAAGCAGCTTAGAGATATTGGAAAGCAGATTGAATGAATTACATTATGATATCTTGCATAAGATTGTGTTTCGATCATTTGATTTCATACGGAGTATGTTCAATAAATTAGACGAACAAACTGAAATAGATAACATCGTTCTTGAAATAAACGACGTCGGTGAAAAAATGAAAAGTCTTGAAGAAGAGATTATCAAAAGGCAAGATGACTTGGATGAAACAGATGAAAAATATGACTCTGACAAAAAAAGCAGAATGAAAGAGGCCGCTCTTCTACAAAACACGATAGCTGAGTTAGAACAGATATTAACGAATAACAGTGATGCTAAAATTGTTGGTGATGGGCGTTCTGACTTCACACGAAATGTAACTGAATACAGGTTTGCGTTTAACAATCAGACATTCGTTATCTCAGATCTGCCAGGCATAGAGGGAAATGAGAAAAGTGTTCAAGCTGAAATTGATGGAGCTATTGAGAAAGCACATGCTGTATTTTATATCAGTGGCAAGGCTAATCCTCCACAAAAAGGAAACGATGAGAGGACGGGAACAATAGCGAAAATAAAGAACCATCTAGAAAAGCACTCAGAAGTATACTTTATTTACAACAAAAGAGTAAACAATCCTCGGCAGCTATCTAAGACCTTAATTACGGATAGCGAATCTGAAAGCTTAAACGTCGTAGACCGGGTGATGGCAGAGACACTGGGAAAACAATATAACCACCATCTGTCACTAAGCGGCTACCCTGCTTTAGTTTCAATCGGGAACTATTGGGGCGGAAGATTGGAGAAATCCAAGTACAAGTTTCTTGATACATTTGATTCTCCAAAAGTTATAATGACCTACAGTGGAGTTAAAACCTTTTCTGATTGGATGACAACAAACCTGGTTGAAAATATAAATTTTAAAATAGAGAAGGCAAATGTTAATAAAGTATCATTCTCATTGAATGATACAATAAATAACCTCGGGGAACTATCAGATAGCTTTAATCGTTTAGAACACAAATTGAAAAGTACTTTGAAAGGATCATCCGATCAACTAGAAGAAGTGGAGGAGTTATTTTACCGGAATGTAATCAATTCCATGAACGGTGCAATAAATAAATTTAAACAGTCATTAAGAAAGAAAATGTATTCAGATATCGATCAAGATATAAACAATGACCAATTTTCAAATCGTTTAAAACAAAGAACGGAAGAGGAAGTAGAGCGATTAATAAAAGACTTTGAGAAACGGATTCATAAAAATGTAGAAGATTTTGAGGGTCACATGTCTGCGGTCATTGAAAAAAACCAGCAATATGTCGAAGAGTTACTGGAATCTTACTCAAATTCGGTTGAGTTTACTTTCGAGTTTGACCCTGAAATAAAAATGAAAAAAAGTGTGAATCCAGCTGAAGTCGCAGCTTCTGCGGGAGGTTTAATATATGGGGTTATTTTCAATGTGATGAATTTGACGAATCCTTTTGGATGGGCTTTGCTTGCAATCTCTGTTATTACGCTGATAGTTTTTGCAAGTAAAACTATTTATAAAGTATTGAATAGTGATTACCGAAAATCACAGCAAAAGAAAAGCACAGATGAGAATATTCAAGAGATTGCTAATAAACTGCGGGCTTCTTTGGAGGAAGAAGTGGATAAAACAGTAACTCCAGTAAATAACGCAGTAAACCGTATCGTAAAAGATATTGAAACATCCGTAAGTCAAGTGGAAGTGATGAGACAGGTTTTTGAAGACGTTGAAAGTGAACTGAGAGTAATGGCCAGAGATATAGAATACAGAGAGGAGTTAATCAATGGAAACAATTGA
- a CDS encoding LeoA/HP0731 family dynamin-like GTPase: METIDYFKQRQSKTIEVLKRLMGFLEDGERFGITLDQSVINKIQSAINTVETDILKVALIGGFSEGKTSIAAAWSEKYDTSSMIISQSESTDNVNIYKLDDFELIDTPGLFGFKETEDRQRFNDLTKKYVSEANLIIYVMNPNNPIKESHKEDLTWLFKDLNLLPRTVFVISRFDEEADLEDEDDFNERFYTKRENILSRLNDFGIIQKNEEISVVAVSANPFGEGIDHWLSNLNEYKKISRISQLQEATTEKIKSVGGEHSFVVETQMSILRDVIKREMPTAMERVVQASKEVEKLRNTFIDIQKELNKSEKKISDARIDLRTNISSHFKDLILQVKGTDLNTIDDFFERNIGDEGIVLETDIQNEFDRQLGKITHEISQAEKSLKSSVGHYNNIVGDMALDGMKLGGEFLKKGGFQLNKEAVLATRDLLAPSIKFKPWGAFKLAKNLNKGAAVFGAVLGLGLEVWESWSKRKKEQEFQKLIEKTVQHLSDQRKEYLAFVNNDEFEHTFFPQYIQLLNDIEQIKTEVSNRETIQKEFEKWQHQGEIIEAEYKLLP; this comes from the coding sequence ATGGAAACAATTGATTATTTCAAGCAACGACAATCCAAAACAATTGAAGTGCTGAAGAGACTTATGGGCTTTTTGGAGGATGGAGAGAGGTTTGGGATTACCCTTGATCAAAGTGTTATCAATAAAATACAATCCGCGATCAATACAGTAGAAACTGATATATTGAAAGTTGCATTGATAGGGGGATTCTCGGAAGGGAAGACATCGATTGCCGCAGCATGGTCTGAAAAATACGATACTTCTTCAATGATAATCAGTCAATCAGAGTCAACGGATAATGTGAATATATACAAATTAGATGATTTTGAACTGATCGACACACCTGGTTTATTTGGTTTCAAAGAGACTGAAGATCGACAGAGATTTAATGATCTTACAAAGAAATATGTAAGTGAAGCAAATTTAATCATATATGTAATGAATCCAAACAATCCGATCAAGGAAAGCCATAAAGAAGATTTGACTTGGCTATTTAAAGACCTGAATCTTCTTCCTCGAACTGTTTTTGTGATCAGTCGATTTGATGAAGAAGCAGATTTGGAAGATGAAGATGATTTTAATGAAAGATTCTATACTAAACGTGAAAATATCCTATCGCGATTGAATGATTTTGGAATCATTCAAAAGAACGAAGAGATATCAGTTGTGGCTGTTTCTGCTAATCCTTTTGGAGAGGGGATTGACCATTGGTTATCAAATCTTAATGAATACAAAAAGATATCACGCATAAGTCAGTTACAAGAGGCGACAACAGAAAAGATAAAGTCGGTTGGTGGAGAACATTCATTTGTCGTTGAAACGCAGATGAGTATTCTTAGAGATGTCATCAAACGTGAAATGCCAACTGCCATGGAGAGGGTTGTCCAAGCGTCAAAAGAAGTTGAAAAGTTAAGAAATACATTTATAGACATACAAAAAGAACTGAACAAGTCAGAAAAAAAGATCAGTGATGCCCGTATTGATCTGAGAACAAATATTTCATCACATTTTAAGGACTTGATTCTCCAAGTGAAAGGAACTGATTTAAATACGATTGATGATTTTTTTGAACGGAATATAGGGGATGAAGGAATCGTATTAGAGACGGATATTCAAAATGAATTTGATCGTCAATTAGGGAAAATTACACATGAAATCTCGCAAGCAGAGAAGAGTTTAAAATCCAGCGTTGGTCATTACAATAATATTGTTGGAGACATGGCATTAGATGGTATGAAACTGGGTGGGGAATTCCTGAAAAAAGGCGGATTTCAATTGAATAAAGAGGCTGTACTTGCTACAAGGGATTTGTTAGCCCCATCCATTAAATTCAAACCTTGGGGAGCATTTAAGTTAGCTAAAAATTTGAATAAAGGTGCTGCAGTATTTGGTGCAGTTTTAGGCCTAGGATTAGAGGTTTGGGAAAGTTGGAGTAAAAGGAAGAAAGAACAAGAATTCCAAAAACTCATCGAAAAAACTGTTCAACACTTAAGTGATCAGCGTAAAGAATACCTTGCTTTTGTTAATAATGACGAGTTTGAACATACATTTTTCCCACAGTACATCCAGTTGCTTAATGATATTGAACAAATAAAAACAGAAGTAAGTAATAGAGAAACGATCCAAAAAGAATTTGAAAAATGGCAACATCAAGGAGAAATCATAGAAGCTGAATATAAATTACTTCCATAA
- a CDS encoding GTPase — protein sequence MGKKKDFENRLERVINLYDNLDEIINTLPLEMPDGARDTVKKMIFSNDEINEVITGLKERRPPRILLIGRTGVGKSSLINALFGKYHAKTSPIEIGTQKLERYNYESNGEVVFEVIDTRGIGESKTDNATSAEEDLKHAVEDFDPDAILFLSDATQRARMDEDVNYIKEIYDDIGMEIPLVTVLTHVDNVEPSRIKEPDQYNRSKLRNIESKKSDMEKLLSDMNVKNSIVIPVSAYIEWDREDPHLLSPEEQKQLIIEFDGRYNIEELIDFLQKNMDFRAAIHLLMNTRLELAVRKISNSMIKGFGLASATVALTPIPFSDIAILVPMQLILVIMIGYLSGSNVDKESAKEFLVSLGRVGAAGFGLRVLAQQGSKALNLVAPGAGSAVSSSVAFAGTFAIGKAAQAYFIEQVNEEDLPEIMKKAHEEGEALQSQ from the coding sequence ATGGGAAAGAAAAAAGATTTTGAAAACAGGCTGGAGAGAGTCATCAATCTTTATGATAATCTGGATGAAATAATCAATACACTTCCATTGGAAATGCCTGATGGGGCAAGAGACACTGTGAAGAAGATGATTTTCAGTAATGATGAAATTAATGAAGTGATCACAGGTCTGAAAGAAAGACGACCACCACGGATACTTCTAATTGGAAGAACAGGGGTTGGAAAGAGCAGTCTGATCAATGCGTTATTTGGGAAGTATCATGCAAAAACAAGTCCTATTGAAATAGGCACTCAAAAGTTAGAAAGGTACAACTATGAATCAAACGGAGAAGTAGTATTCGAAGTTATTGATACAAGGGGAATAGGCGAATCAAAAACGGATAACGCTACGTCAGCAGAAGAAGACCTGAAACATGCAGTGGAAGATTTTGATCCTGATGCGATTCTGTTTCTATCCGATGCGACACAGCGGGCAAGAATGGATGAGGATGTAAATTATATCAAAGAGATATATGATGACATCGGAATGGAAATACCGTTGGTTACTGTGTTGACTCATGTGGACAATGTTGAGCCCTCCAGAATAAAAGAGCCGGATCAATACAACAGATCGAAGTTAAGAAATATTGAAAGTAAAAAAAGTGACATGGAAAAGTTACTGAGCGATATGAATGTCAAGAATTCCATTGTGATTCCTGTCTCTGCATATATTGAGTGGGATCGTGAAGACCCGCATTTATTGAGTCCCGAAGAACAAAAACAACTGATCATTGAATTTGATGGCAGATACAATATCGAGGAACTAATTGATTTTTTGCAAAAAAATATGGATTTCCGGGCGGCAATTCATTTATTAATGAATACAAGGCTTGAGCTGGCCGTCAGAAAAATATCAAATTCAATGATTAAAGGATTCGGATTGGCTAGTGCCACAGTTGCACTAACTCCAATACCATTCAGTGATATAGCTATTTTGGTGCCTATGCAATTGATCTTAGTGATCATGATTGGTTACCTGAGCGGTTCTAATGTAGATAAGGAATCTGCAAAGGAATTTCTTGTTAGCTTGGGAAGGGTGGGGGCTGCCGGTTTTGGCTTAAGAGTACTTGCTCAACAGGGCAGTAAAGCACTAAATCTTGTTGCACCTGGAGCGGGAAGTGCAGTAAGCAGTTCAGTTGCATTTGCAGGTACATTTGCAATAGGGAAAGCAGCTCAAGCTTATTTTATTGAACAGGTGAATGAAGAGGATCTGCCTGAGATTATGAAAAAGGCTCATGAAGAAGGGGAAGCGTTACAATCTCAATAA
- a CDS encoding RNA polymerase sigma factor produces the protein MTDEELIQEILDGNDEAMKELHGRHVQSVFQYLYIQMSDYHDAQELLQDVMYKAARRLATFKGDSAFKTWLFAIAKHAVIDYYRTRGKRRRTTAVDNTVMDAVGDLKESAEQTVIRQMETESVMQTIRQLPQTYRDVLHLRFIEGFSIKETAKVMGKTSMSVKALQKRARAELVNRIGNEVTAYE, from the coding sequence ATGACAGATGAAGAGCTGATTCAGGAAATTCTCGACGGCAATGATGAAGCGATGAAGGAGCTGCATGGGCGTCATGTGCAGAGTGTGTTTCAGTATTTGTACATACAGATGAGTGATTACCATGACGCGCAGGAGCTGCTCCAGGATGTGATGTATAAAGCGGCTAGGAGACTTGCGACATTCAAAGGAGACTCGGCTTTTAAAACCTGGCTGTTTGCGATCGCAAAGCATGCCGTCATTGATTACTACCGGACGCGTGGTAAACGGCGACGAACTACAGCGGTTGATAACACGGTCATGGACGCAGTGGGCGATCTTAAGGAGTCGGCTGAACAAACCGTAATCAGACAGATGGAGACTGAATCGGTCATGCAGACGATCAGGCAACTGCCGCAAACGTACCGGGATGTCCTGCATTTACGATTTATTGAAGGGTTCTCAATTAAAGAAACAGCAAAAGTGATGGGAAAAACGTCAATGTCGGTGAAGGCATTGCAAAAGCGGGCGCGAGCGGAACTGGTCAACCGGATTGGAAATGAGGTGACGGCATATGAATAA
- a CDS encoding SpoIIAA family protein — protein sequence MNIVPHYEDAILEVTVDGEFTDEEITRLEAHFKEMKAGHSQVKMLLVIDNIHVTLKGLIEDLKFDMKYWNDFDKIAVVSDKKSVEIVTRLSSVLPKLEMKHFTLSKVTDATSWLKE from the coding sequence ATGAACATTGTTCCTCACTATGAAGATGCGATTCTTGAAGTGACCGTTGACGGAGAATTCACAGATGAGGAAATCACCCGATTGGAAGCGCACTTTAAGGAGATGAAGGCCGGTCATTCTCAGGTGAAGATGCTGCTGGTGATCGACAACATCCATGTGACGCTCAAAGGACTGATCGAAGACTTGAAGTTTGATATGAAGTACTGGAACGACTTTGACAAAATAGCCGTCGTGAGCGATAAGAAATCTGTTGAAATCGTCACGCGACTTAGCAGCGTATTGCCAAAGCTCGAAATGAAACACTTCACTCTATCGAAAGTGACGGACGCGACAAGCTGGTTAAAAGAGTAA
- a CDS encoding PIN domain-containing protein → MGIMYLIQDLQEQIVFYVLVLLLMQAAGVYYLLKIHSKIFKPKPNGLKAVLFGLLGKGLGQAYNGQLTKAILFISIYPLLLIVGFFSQELFAETNLLAYTFFGGYTLSLIDAGRSAKYGKMRFLKLKRQEDVKAKINQLLTYYQSEYKLAVDTNILMHEADLLVNLLEQQKKEIHMSKIVFEELDGLKKSHHDTTRKKAQLAFDVIEEYQRRGLLKIMKGAKSDEIRKYGLGHSSDERIIGTYLLAQNELESKFVFFSNDKGARIMARDAGLPVVEIS, encoded by the coding sequence ATGGGAATTATGTATTTAATTCAAGATTTACAAGAACAAATTGTTTTTTATGTTCTCGTTTTATTATTAATGCAGGCAGCAGGTGTTTATTATTTGTTGAAAATCCATTCGAAGATTTTCAAACCGAAACCAAACGGATTAAAAGCAGTGCTGTTTGGGCTGCTAGGAAAGGGGTTGGGTCAAGCCTATAATGGTCAATTAACCAAAGCCATTTTGTTTATTTCAATTTATCCATTATTACTTATCGTAGGTTTTTTCTCCCAGGAATTATTTGCGGAAACTAATTTACTGGCTTATACCTTTTTTGGGGGGTATACACTTTCTTTAATCGATGCAGGCCGAAGTGCAAAGTATGGAAAAATGCGGTTCTTAAAACTGAAAAGACAAGAAGATGTTAAAGCAAAAATCAATCAACTGCTTACATATTATCAATCAGAATACAAACTGGCCGTTGATACAAATATCCTGATGCATGAAGCTGATCTGTTAGTGAATCTGCTGGAACAACAAAAAAAGGAAATACATATGAGCAAAATCGTATTTGAAGAGCTCGATGGACTGAAGAAAAGCCATCATGACACAACAAGAAAAAAAGCTCAATTAGCGTTTGATGTAATCGAAGAATATCAACGTAGAGGGTTATTGAAAATAATGAAGGGTGCTAAGTCGGATGAGATTCGAAAGTATGGATTAGGACATTCTTCAGATGAACGAATTATTGGAACATATTTGTTAGCGCAAAATGAACTTGAAAGCAAATTCGTCTTTTTTTCAAATGATAAAGGAGCCAGAATTATGGCTCGAGATGCCGGTTTGCCAGTGGTAGAAATAAGTTGA
- a CDS encoding GNAT family N-acetyltransferase, producing the protein MNEEHLFLGAYEAGVCIGLAVLKHSWFQYMYVMDLKVSRAYRNQGAAQALIEKARGIARDHQYRGLYTIGQDNNLAACRFYLKNGFLIGGFDNRSYDGTAQEGKADITFYLDDASNTDT; encoded by the coding sequence ATGAACGAGGAGCACCTATTCCTTGGGGCATATGAAGCCGGTGTGTGCATCGGGCTTGCCGTATTGAAACATTCCTGGTTTCAGTATATGTACGTAATGGATTTAAAGGTTTCCCGTGCTTACCGTAACCAGGGTGCGGCTCAGGCGCTGATCGAGAAAGCCCGGGGCATTGCCAGGGATCATCAATACAGGGGTCTCTATACAATTGGGCAGGATAACAATCTTGCTGCCTGCCGATTCTATTTGAAAAACGGATTTCTCATCGGCGGATTTGATAATCGCAGCTATGATGGCACTGCCCAGGAGGGGAAAGCAGACATTACGTTTTATCTCGATGATGCGTCCAATACCGACACATGA
- a CDS encoding HD-GYP domain-containing protein, with protein MDLLNQFHVRMLINYMVGSLIAVFGVGSVFIFHTLTLSSEETLILLGIMVLSGLIMISLELFVYSKHIRPLVHFFKKGMNPQDAYMTAHSFPFMTVRRIMGPHLLGLSIPATVMTLFALSLGFLTLPHLYVLYAWIGAILIATLHAMIEFFMTSRAVQPLIASICARTDENLKLDGVKVISMKWKLLLSMLLIAVFPAALFLLAGQIRESAETTTAYWNWAFLVIVVILFVSIAGAVVLYRNMEQPILELRKNLEQVQHGEFHEMPNYYADEFSTLINGFNSMVSGIKSRDAENERLLESFFSVFAATLDARDSYTAGHTTRVADYSTQIARRSGLSGDELDLLRKSALLHDIGKIGIPDSVLLKDGKLTDEEFDKIKEHPVIGGDILEKVNLPEHLRPLLDGVRHHHERFDGKGYPDGLSGDRIPLYGRIIAVADAFDAMTSNRPYRKAMSYEQARNILQNGRGSQWDPAFIDHFMDFYEERFKT; from the coding sequence ATGGATCTGTTGAATCAATTTCATGTGCGAATGCTAATTAATTATATGGTTGGTTCTTTAATTGCGGTTTTTGGCGTGGGAAGTGTTTTTATATTCCATACGTTAACCCTATCCTCCGAGGAGACCCTGATCCTGCTTGGGATTATGGTTTTATCAGGGCTGATCATGATCAGTCTTGAGCTGTTTGTCTATTCGAAGCACATCCGCCCGCTCGTGCATTTTTTCAAAAAAGGCATGAATCCGCAGGATGCATACATGACCGCGCACTCTTTTCCGTTCATGACAGTAAGACGGATTATGGGCCCGCACTTATTAGGATTGTCCATTCCGGCAACCGTCATGACGCTGTTTGCTCTTTCGTTGGGATTTTTGACACTCCCCCACCTCTATGTGCTTTATGCCTGGATCGGCGCGATTCTGATCGCCACGTTGCATGCCATGATCGAATTCTTCATGACTTCAAGAGCTGTGCAACCGTTGATTGCGTCGATCTGTGCACGGACCGATGAGAATTTGAAGCTCGACGGTGTGAAAGTCATCAGCATGAAGTGGAAGCTCTTACTCAGCATGCTTCTGATTGCTGTCTTCCCGGCTGCATTGTTCCTGCTCGCCGGACAGATCAGGGAATCCGCCGAAACAACGACGGCTTATTGGAACTGGGCCTTTCTCGTGATTGTCGTGATCTTATTCGTGAGTATTGCCGGAGCCGTTGTGCTCTACCGAAATATGGAGCAGCCGATTCTTGAACTGAGAAAGAACCTCGAACAGGTCCAGCATGGTGAATTCCATGAGATGCCTAATTATTATGCCGACGAGTTTTCCACCTTGATTAACGGCTTCAACAGCATGGTGTCAGGGATTAAAAGCAGGGATGCCGAGAATGAGCGGTTGCTTGAGAGCTTCTTCTCCGTATTCGCAGCTACCCTCGATGCCCGGGATTCTTACACAGCCGGCCACACGACGAGAGTCGCGGATTATTCGACACAGATTGCCAGACGTTCGGGCCTTTCCGGAGATGAATTGGATTTGCTCCGCAAGTCGGCTTTACTCCATGACATCGGAAAAATCGGTATTCCGGATTCCGTTCTGTTAAAAGACGGAAAACTGACCGATGAAGAGTTCGACAAAATTAAGGAGCATCCTGTGATTGGCGGGGATATTTTAGAGAAGGTGAATCTGCCCGAGCACCTCAGACCTCTGCTCGACGGCGTTCGCCATCATCATGAGCGCTTCGATGGGAAAGGCTATCCTGACGGTTTGAGCGGAGACCGCATTCCGCTGTATGGCCGAATTATCGCTGTTGCCGATGCTTTTGATGCAATGACATCCAACCGCCCCTACCGTAAAGCGATGAGTTATGAACAGGCCCGCAACATTCTGCAAAACGGCAGAGGATCCCAATGGGACCCTGCGTTCATTGATCACTTTATGGACTTTTATGAGGAAAGATTCAAGACTTAA
- a CDS encoding SpoIIAA family protein, protein MLLVIDNIHVTLKGLIEDLKFDMKYWNDFDKIAVVSDKTSVEIVMRLSSVLPKLDMKHFTLSKVTDATSWLNE, encoded by the coding sequence ATGCTGCTGGTGATCGACAACATCCATGTGACGCTCAAAGGACTGATCGAAGACTTGAAGTTTGATATGAAGTACTGGAACGACTTTGATAAAATCGCCGTCGTGAGCGATAAGACATCTGTTGAAATCGTCATGCGACTGAGCAGTGTATTGCCAAAGCTCGATATGAAGCACTTCACTCTATCGAAAGTGACGGACGCGACAAGCTGGTTAAACGAGTAA